The genomic interval AAGGTGGTGCTAATTTTCTTTAGTGACACTGAGCCTGGATTGTGTTTTGTGACTGTGTCTAAATTTGCCATGAGAGGGTGCGTGAATAAGACAGCTCCCACTCTGCATGAGGAAAGCAGCCACAATCTATTCTACTTTTCCCCTTTCTACCAGTCTGAGTTAACCTCGAGTgccaatttatcttttttaatccacCTAGTCCTATTAAAAGATCATTCCTGTGAGTGTCCTCACCCTAGTCTGTGGGAGAGAAGTCTTGTATAGATTTTTCCTGATGGCCGCAAAAGTCAAATCCTCATTCTCTTTGGTTTATTCTAAAAATCCATATCCAGCTAGTGCTCTATTCAATTTACCAGAGATTCTGTATGTCTTAGACTGATCTTGCAAGAGTTTTTGGCTTTGGGGCTAATCTTTGAAAAAATCTATCTCTGGTCCTGtgtaccttttttcttttctagggtCTAGGAGGAAAAGCAATAAATTGGGCAGTATAATAAGTAAACAGTGTCTCCCAGAAAGATATGTGCAAGTCTAAACTCCCAGTACCTATGaatgtgaaattattttaaaatagggtctttgcagatgtaattaaattaaagatCTCAGCAAGAGATTATTCTGGAGTTAGAGTgggtcctaaatccaatgacCAATGTCCTTAttagggaaagaagagggagatttGACAACAGAGACCCAGAGAAGAatgccatgtgaagatggagTCAGAGATTACAGTGCTGCCTCTACAAGCCAAGGATTCTCTTAACCCTCAGAAGCTAGGAGAGACCTTGCAACAGATTCTCCTTCATGCTTATTACTCGAAGTTATTGCTTAAATCAGGTATGCAAGATCTGGGAGGAGATGCATGAAGCCCTTCCAGCTGCCCTGGGGGTATGCGGGGACAAGGCCAGTTTCCCTCTATGGACGCCGCTGGGCCGGGGCTGCTTGCCTCGTTCGCAGGCTCCCAGTTGCCGCACTGAAGCTGAGATTTTTTTCAATCCGCTGTGCCTGTTTTTATTCTCCAAGGCTGGTTGGTTCCGAGTTCTGTCCGTTATACTGGGGAAAGCCCCTCAGCTTTCCTTGAATCCTATAGCGTTGAACAGACCTAAAACTCCTTCTTTtgtcctctttctgtttttctttctatcgCCTTCCTTTCTGCTTATACGTTTTTAAAATCAGACAAAGCCCCGCACTCCACAGTTTCTCAGCCCGCACTTTTGAGACCGGACCCATTTGTGTAGTTCATGTATGGGTCCCTCCCCTTGCGGGCTAAGCTCAGAGCCTGTGCTTGCTCCACAACCACACAGTGGGgacctgaaagagagagagagagagagagagagaactggagaAGAGTTaaggacgtgtgtgtgtgtgtgtgttggcaaaGAGTTGTGAAAAAGCATCAGTTACTACGGTGGGGTGAGGGACAGTGGAGAAAATGTGGAGGGAGAGAGCTGAATGTCAGAGAGATTCAGAAAAATGATTGGGACAGATAGCAGAGAGTGCGAAGGCAGAGCATAGGGCACTGAGTCTCAGTCACGGGATGTATGAAGAAAGAAACTTGACATATCAGAGGCATTGTGTCATTCtgctctaaaacaaaaacaaaaagaaaaaagaaaaagaagtgacatcagtgaaaatggcTGAGTAGGAGAAGCTCCAAGGGCCCGTAGCTACACGGAAACACAAGATCAGTGTCAGAATCGACATTGTGGAAACTCTGGAAGAAAGTCAAAGGGTTACAGAAACCAAGCAAACAAATGTTCGACCAGGAAAAAGTTGACTTAAACacagtaaaatggggatattactagccaccttaaaaaaataaaaaatggttataagaGGACACTGAACAACtaggtaaaatgaataaatccctGGAAACACACAAACtgccaaaactgaatcaagaaaaaaaaatcagaaataagtaaAGAAATTGAACCAGTCGTCAAAAATCCCTGACAAAGAAAAGCACAGGATCAGATAGCTTCCCAAGTGCATTCTTCCCTACTGGTGTTATTAAAGCACAATCAACACCAAATCTTCTTAAATACTTTCAAAAAATGGAAGAACAGCAAACACTTCTGAGACATTTAGTGGGGCCAACATTACTGAAGACGAACAAAGATATGACAAGAAAAGAACCTAAGTCCTCTGTAGATATGGATTTAACAatcctcagtaaatatttaaaaattcagtccAGCTGTATGTTAAAAGAATTATAATCTAGAAGTACAAAGGTTGCTGGTCCGATCTCTGTTCAGAGAATgcagaggaacagattgatattcctgtctctctctctctctctctctccctttctctctctctaaggtcaataaaatagatatttaaaaatatatttttttaaaagttacaagCCATGACCAACTAAAATTTATCCCAGGAGTGTCAGGGGTTTGATGTGTGAAAATCAATATAATACACCATgttaacagaaaaaagaaaaataatcttaattgatatagtaaaataatttcacAAAATTCAACTTTTTCATggtaaaaatactcaacaaactaggaataaaagAGAACATCCTCAATCTGATTATGGGcatttatgaaaaaacaaaacaacagctaATGTCATATtcaatggtgaaagactgaaggATCTCCCACTAAGATTAGGAACAAAACAAGAATaccttcttttgcttttattcaaAATACTATAACAATATTGTCCTGAAAGTTCTACCTGAACAGCTaggcaagaaaaatgaaataagaggCATCTGTATTAGAAAGGGACAAGTAAAATTACCCAtcactctttgcagatgacaaaactttatatatagaaaatcctgaaGAATACACACATGAGCACAACTCTAGTAGGGCTCACAAATTCAAGATAAAGgattttcaaaagaatataaaatacttagagaAATTAATTTAACCAAGTAGTTTTGATACTTGTATACTGAAAGCTACTAGACACTGCTGGAATTAAAGAAgatctaaatgaataaaatgacacTGTGTTTATGATTTGAAAACCTTGATATTATCAAGATAGCAATAGTGCCTACATATACAATGCATTTCCTATGAAAAGCTCAatggccccctttttttttctgtagaaatgggaaaagctgattctaaaatttacacGGACTTGCAAGGGATCTCAGGTACAAGTTTGAAACAGatcaaaataactttgaaaaagaaagttGGAGTGTTTACATTTCccaattttgaaatatattacaAAGTTTCAGTAATCAAAACTGTGCACTTgtcataaagacagacatattctggatatttcatataagtggaattacatTCTGTACATTTCATGTAAGTGCAACtatgtccagaataggtaaacCCATAGAGACAATAggagattagtggttgccagagccTGGGGATAGGGAGGAGCTAATGAGAATGATAATGACTATGGGGTCTCCTTTGGAGGTGATGAAtatgttttggaactagataaaTTGGTGATAGTTGCATAATGTTCATTCGTTGCTAGTGTTCTAAATGTTACCGAATTGTACAGTTTAAACACTTCCAAGAAATTTAGTGGGGCCAACATTATGCTGATGCTGAAGCCAGGCAAAGATATGACAAGAAAAGAACCTAAATCCTCTATAGATATGGAttttaaaatcctcaataaatatttaaaaattcagtccAGCTATATGTTAAAAGAATTACAATccagaagtacagaggttgctggtccgGTCTCTGTTCAGGGAAtgcacaggaacagattgatattcctgtctctatACAGTTTAAAATCACTGATTTCATGTTATGTGACTTGCACCTCAATAAACAGTAAGTAACTGGAGGCATGACACAGACCTGGGAGAAAGCAatgcagccccaccccacccctcccccaccccaccctccaccccgcCTCCGGCCCAGCTGACGAGTCAGTCCCTGCAGAATCCCTGATCCAGCGGAAGAGCCCCgtaccgtttttttttttttttttggtttgagtagccaggggcaacttcacagctcgCTGGAGTCGCTGCTAGCAGGGCCAGAGCGCTGAGACAGGCAACTCATGAAGGCCCCCAGTGAATGCAGAGCCAGACTCCCTGTTTCTGTGAGCCACCTGCTATCCTGTGGCACCTTGGGCAAAATACTGCAAGCTGGCCGGCCGGGTAGCAGAGGGGTTCTGGTAGCAGGGGAGTGAGGGGAAGGGGTTCGAATTCTGGGGTTGTGTAAGGAACCAAAAACCCTTAAACGGGCTCTGAGAGTGTCAATCTGAGGTCTCCCTTCAAAATGATGAAAGAGTTCCACTCATCAATTTTTACCCAATTTCATCGATCTTAAGGACccaatttttgacattttatcaTCTGAGATCCGGACGTGTTTTACAATTCAGTGTGAAACACTGCAATTTTCTTTAGGAGAGGTACATGAAACAACAGTGAGTCTTGGAAATAGCGCTTTCTGTAATCCGATGGAACTGCGTTGAATTTCTCGTCATGTGTTTATGGTGCTCAGTAATTGCCGAATAAATGCGCTAACGaaagaacgtgtgtgtgtgtgtgtgtgtgtgtgtgtgtgtgtattctcctTAATGGAGTCCTGGCTCTGACATTTGCTGGCAGTTTGACACAAGAAAGGCCACGCACTCCCTTTAAGGCCCGTTTTCTGAGTTCACAAAATGGCTGTAATAACAGCGCCCAGTAGGTGCGAGGCTAGAAAGAGGAAGCACCTGCACCAATGCgctctgggggggaggggtgcgcgcGCTCCGGAAACTCCAACCAATGAAAAGGCAGGGACGGTattgtttttaaccttttataTCAACTTATAAATTGTATACAGTATAAATTGCACagtatacagttttaaaaatctacttgCAAAGCAGGACaaagtagaaaagataaaaaagagcGGCAGGAAAAGCATTTTTGCAGAATGCAGAGCTCTTCAGATTCTTCAAGACAGATTATCTGCAGATggcaaaaagaaagaacacattaGAAACGAAGAAATCAAAGATGTGAGCCCCATTCcccttttttctcccccccctccccagtccgGAACAGGTATTCGGACAATTATGGACAAGGATGGCTTCGCCTGCACGTACACTTCCTCTCAACAACTAAATCTCAGCACAGGGTCTGTCCATCGAGTCCGGACCCTGTCAGCAGCCTCCGCGCGTCTGAACCTCCCTGATCGCGCGCGCGCAGGCGTCCATTGCCCGCAGGCAGCTCTGGGCTCCTCGGCAGCTCCCGCGCTCGCTCCCCAAAGGCAAGGAGAGCCCAGGGGGCCTGCGCGGGTTGCGGGTTGAGAGAGGAAAACACCTACGTAACAGGTGCCAAGCgcttgccacacacacacaacgccAGACACGGGACAGAAAGACTTCGCCTCGCCCTTCTGGGCGTCCCCACCTGAAGCTGTTACCCACTCAGCGAACTCACTCATCGGAGCACACCTGATTAGGCGGAGGCTGCACAGTCTGGGAACCTTCGGTTCCCTCCCATCCTGTTGTCTTCCTTTCCAGGTCCTCCTCCCAAACCTGCTAGTGGCTTCCTAACGTTTCTAGAACAAGACCCACATTTTGATCAACCATCCTTTCTTTGACCTACAATTATCTGgtctctgtccttttctcttaTCTCGTTGTGTACATGCTCCGCAGGCCTCTGGATCCTCTTGACAATCATTTCCACAGCAGGTTCTGCTTGAGAGTTTCTCTGACTCCAGAGGCTATTTTCTCATCAGTCCGTTTCTCGGACCACTCTAAGAAAGGCTCCCCTCCTATTCACACTTCACTCTTACCCATCACATTGGTTTTACAAACTCACTCTCATAAAATTCATTGTTATATTGTTTAAAGCCTATTTCCCAGAATGTAAGTTCTATTATGGCAAGACTCCTCTTGTTTCGttcaattttgtgtcctacctaGAAACGGGCTGATCACATAGTAAGATCTCAggtgaaaagagggagggaggaaaggaggaaagaagaaagggagggagggagagagaggggaagggagggagggagggggtaaggaagaaaggaaaggcatGCATGCTTGGTTTTCTTAGGTTTGATTATAAAGGGTTACTCAATTTTCATTTGCCTGGGGCCCAGTTCAATCAGATAATTCTCTTCTGCCGCTCCCAGTTCTTGCTCCTGTGATTGGCCCCTCCTTCTTCaactggaggggaggggggctcgCTAAAAGAAATCTTTGTCCCCTCCTATCTGAGGCACTGCGCTCTTGCCATCTCCCCAGCAGATGGCCCACAGCGAAGTCCTCCACTCTGTCCCTGCTCCCCTAAGGCCCAGGATGCCTAATGCCCCCTGTTCTGAGCCTACAGTGTAGATTCCAGTATCTTCAAAGTCAATGTTACCTTAAATATTCGTGCTACCTTTGCATATTGTGCTTCATAtatgtattttgataaaatagttcccctttcagaaaataattaaagttGGCACTTTGGGCAGGCAGGACTGGAGGTGAGGAAATGGGTAAAGGCTTTGTATTGGGGAAAAGGATTTGTGGTGGTAGAATGAGAAGGGAAAAAACACAtccatctccctctctcatcGATCTCTCTCGCAGAAACGAAAAGCTTACAAGAAGGTAAAGCTTAAGAAAGGGACTTTTTCTTGCAGCGTGCAGCAAATCCAGATGCGCAGttggtgagaggcagagaggtctTTATCTCAGATGCCCCCAGAGTCCCCTGGGGAGCTCTGGAAAACCCTACCGCTTAGAGCGGAGGGCAGATTTAGTAGAATTTTGCAACGGAACCAGAATGACATATCTGTGCCACATGATGCTGTGTTCTGAAAATTGCAAAGTTGGTCCAGGGACCTAGGTAACttaatggggaaactgagggccaCAGAACAGATGTGGCCACTAACCTCTAGCCTCAAGTCAATGCTCCAGGTCTAGGCCTTGAGCCGAGGGGAGAATGAGTGACGGGGGAGTGAGGAAGCAGGGGTTAGACGACAGAGTTTAACTTGCGGAAGTCTATCTGAGACTATCTCCTATGCAGAACCCCGGCCAAGCAGCACAATATCGATATCGGATTACTGGGGTTGTTCCATCCGCTGGCAGTCTGAGAGATCAGACAAGACTTAAGGCTGCTTTCTCAGGCCAAGTTTCTCTTCTGAAAAAGGAGTGCGCTAGGCTAAGAAAGATCTCTAGATTGGCTACCTCACGTTCCGTACCTTGAAGCCTTTAACAGCGTGTCTACCGCCTTCCGCGCCCCCCTGCGGCCGCACGCAGGTACTGGACGACGTGGCGGTGGCCCCGCTCCTCAGCCAGATCCACGGGCAGGCGGCCCCATGCATCGCGGACGTCCAGCCTCGCCCCGGCCCGGTGCAGCACCACCACCGTGTCCAGGAAGCCCTCCCGGGCTGCGTCGTGCACCGGCCGGGTGAGGGTGGTGGGGTCCGCGCAGTTGGGGTCCGCGCCGTGGAACAGCAGCAGCTCCGCCACTCGGGTTCTGCCCATCATCATGACCTGCCGGAGAGAGCAGAGTGGGGAGTGAGGAGGGCAAATGGTAGAGGCAGGATTCATTAATTCCAAGAAACCATTGTGAAGCCGCTACCCCGTGCAGACATCCGTACAAGCCATGGATGTCTAGTCAGTTTTTACTTGCTTTCGGTGAACAACTCTCTTCAACAGTTCTAcccatttcatttttctgtacaCATGGAATTCCCAATATATTCTCTAAGCTTTTGCAGAATTTCAGTCACACATAGAACACTGCTGGAGGCACAGACAACAGCAAAAGAGTGAGGGACACATTTGCCTAACCTCCTATATCTTCCCCCtaattttgataataaaattatgtaagacCCAGAATTTTGTATGGTTCACAGCTGTATATCCGGCCCttgttaaaaagtgaaaaaaattttttaaaaaaagatgaaaaacagaaaacaaactttaATTCTTGCAAAAATTGTAAGCTATCCTTCGCTTCCCAGAATATTACATTTCAAAATCTTTGAGGATAAAAAGAGTTTGTCTAACCAGCCCTGAAATATTTTTCCTGTGGTAAGCTAAATAATGCCCTCCCCAGATGTCCATTTCCTAACATTCGAAAGCTGGGAGTGTTTTACCTTACACGGCAAAGGAACTTTGCTGGCAAGATGAAGGATTTGGGGGGAGGTTAACCTGAATTGTCAGGGTGGGCTCACTGCCATCACGTTTTCCTTACCAAACAGTGACAGTTGAGAAAGGGTATGTGACAATGAAAGCAGAGGTCAGAGAGAAGATTCAGGGGCCAACCCAGGAATGTTGATGGTCATTAGAAgttggaaaaggcaagaaaaacgATTCTCCCTTAGAACTTTCAAAGGAGCACAGCCCTGTAGATCCACTTTACACTTCAAACATCCAAAACTGTAATATAATACATTTTCTGGTTTAAGCCACTAAGCATGGTGATTTGTTACAGCAGATATAGAGAATAAAGATACTTCTGCAATTTATACTCTGAGAGTTTATTAAACAGGAGATGCTGACCTCATTTGATCATCTTTGAAACAAAGCCATTAATTACACCAAGTGTCCATAAATCAGAGTAACTTTACAATTTGAGTGTTGCatggtggtgg from Saccopteryx leptura isolate mSacLep1 chromosome 2, mSacLep1_pri_phased_curated, whole genome shotgun sequence carries:
- the LOC136393045 gene encoding cyclin-dependent kinase inhibitor 2A-like isoform X2, giving the protein METAADALAAAAARGSEIEVLALLQAGVSPNAPNRWGRTPIQVMMMGRTRVAELLLFHGADPNCADPTTLTRPVHDAAREGFLDTVVVLHRAGARLDVRDAWGRLPVDLAEERGHRHVVQYLRAAAGGRGRR